AATCATCATCTTCTTTGGCACAATGTCTCATGTCCAACATATCTCTTGTATTTAGCCTATCCTAGAACAATAACCAAGCAAAAACTTTGATTTTTATGACACACTTGGTCTTCCAAATCCAGATCAGGGGCCTGGGTATCTGGATGGTAGCAAAATTGAGTTTGTAGAACCTTTTAGGAGTATAACAACTGCTACTCCAAATGAAACTCCATGAATCACCAGTTCCTTGCTGTAGGTTAAGATGTGCCAGTTCAGTTTGAAGATGAAAATATTCACAATAAGCCTGATAAGAAAATGGTAGCATGAAAGAATCCTCCAATGGTCTTGCACACATGGCCTGTACTGAATCATTTTTATATAGGGATGATGCATAGAGGTGTTGATACTGCTGACATTTGAATTGATCATTCCACAGGTCAGTCCAGAATAGAGCTGTGGTTCCAGTCCTTATGTTACATTTGGCAATACCTCTAAAAAACATCCACAAGAGCAAAAATATCCTTCAACCAAAAAGAGCCTTTGTTTACTAAGTGTGGGACTGTAGAAGTCAGATAAGAATTTCCCACCAGGTTAACCCAAGGAATATCAGCTCCAGAGTAAACATTAACAAGATGTTTCATAAGTAAGGCTGCATTTTGGACTCTTAGATTAACCACACCCAATTCACCCTTTTTTTTCGGTGTACAAACCTTCTCCCATGAGGCCAGAGATTTTCTGGTTGATCCAGGGTTATTTCCTCTCCAAAGGCAATTCTTTCTTGCAGTATCAATGGCCTTGATGACTGTGACAGGCAGTTGTAGAGCACACATGTAGTATGTCGGTATTGATGAAAGAACTGAGTTTATTAAAGTTAATCTACCCTCTTGGGGTAAAAACATTGAACTTGCTGCCAGTcttatgtaataattggctgtaactctttGAGTAAAGCCCGGGTTGttacattccattatctaaaaaaaatatattattgtcAATCTCGAAAGGGGAAGGTTCATAATGAATATGCATTTTTCCTATTGTAAGCTCTATATACGCAACTATATATCTAGTGGTGGGTAAAGAAAAATTTTTGACACAGACAAACTAAATTGTTTGCTAGTGTTAGCTATAAAaataaggcaaattttgctacaggatatcGTGACTTCGCGGTTTTAGCCGTAGGACACCgcgcgaagtgacttttgggggaaGACACTCTGAAAAGTTGGATATTGGCTGGTGGACACCGCaaccattaaaataataattttcaggtgaggaggagagagaaatcgtgtgaaatgtcaaaagtgcccttgggtccacatgtcaggtctgctcttcctctctctcaggCGGCAGCAACAGGGAACAGCGACGGCGCCATCCTTTAGCTCGGCCATGGCCGTCTCCACGCCGCGCTGACCACCGCCATGGCTGGGACCGCGACGTTCTCTCCAAGGCGGAGCAGTGGGGGGTTTCCGTCCGCCTCTCCCGTCCGTCGCCCCACCGCGGTGCCAACGACGCCACCCGCCGCGGCCACTTGGCCCGGGGCGCCGGTGCCCAAGCCGTAGCCGGCGCGCCCGTGCGTAGCCTGCCCGCCGTGTCGCCACACTTAGTGAAGGTGTTGGCCTGTGACAGGAAAaggggaagagaaagaaaaacgaagaagaaggtgatgaagaagagaaaaCGAAAGACATGCCGCCGCAGGGCCGTGCTGTGCTGACCAGCCGCCGCACCATGGCCGCGCTGTCCACCATGCGGTGGCTGAGCCACCGCGCCACTGCCACGCTGCGCCGGTGCCACAACCACGCTGGCACCGAGTGCCCACGCAGCCACTGCCCGACCAGGCCCGCTCGGCCGCCCACGCTGATGCCGTACTAACGCCCATGACGCATCCCGGATTCCCGGTCGCCGCACCCGCGCCATCCCGGCCTGCGCGTCGTGCCCGCACGGCCGCACTGCTCCACAACGACCGCTGACTACAACCTCGGTGCTggctgccgccggccaccgtaCCATCCGCCTTGCCCGCGCcggaccacgccgccgccacatgGCTTCTCCCCGTTGTCGTCACCTGGCAGCGGCACCCCGCCGCActggcgcgtcgccgtcgtccggcCATGCCGCTCTAGCAGTCGTGCCTTGGACTCTGCGGTCGCGAGCTTCTTGGGATTCCGTCTTAGACCATCAAGTGGATCGCCCCGCCGGTGATGGTCGGCACGCGAAGCGCGCTGGCGGCTAGCGCGTGCGTCGCGTCGAGGAAGAACGCCGTCGTTCCTGTTGCTGCCACCTGATAGAGAGAGGGGaatagctgacatgtgggcccaagggcactTTTGACATTTCatgcgatttctctctcctcctccccccagaaattattattttaatcggtgcggtgtccaccagcaaatatccaacttttagGAGTGTCTTCCCCCAAAAGTCATTTCGCacggtgtcctacagctaaaaccacaaagtcGCGATGTcttatagcaaaatttgcctaaaaataatatatatccTATTCTTCCAATTACATAGAATTTTAATGGAGCATTCGTCGACCCGTGACTTTATCATCTATTTATTTCTAGTGACAAAACGAATCGTGAAGTGTAAAAGACCAAACCTATGGTTCATTTCTCCAAATGCGGAGTGAATGGGATGCGTAGTGCTCTGTGCTCGTATCAACATCGATTTGAAACAGGTGGTGGCATGGTCTATTTCTTCCGTGAACTACTTAGTCAATTGTTAATCTTCAGTGCTATCTGGAATCCTCGATGTGCATTAATGATGAAAAGGATCAAAATAAAGCTAGCGAagctaattttatttttctcaactACGAAGTATGGTGCTTATTAAGATCCATATATGAGGACAAATAATACTAAATGCTCAAGGTGACACGAGGTATGTATGCTTGGCGTTCTTCCCCACTTCCAAAGAAGAGTATTATAATGATGACCTCTATTGGTAGTATTATGATATCAATGTCATTACTAGTAGAAATAGCTTTGAGTCATTAGTTTataactaggaagatagcccgcgcacATGTGCGCATCTTATCTGATGTTGTTTTAAATTGTGTTAAGAATGTTTTATGTGTGGGTGACTTTTCTTAAAATTATTCTTTGACACTATTGTAAACGTGTTTTTGTCACTAATTTGTTTTGGATTGCTTTGAATTTTGCTTATGATTTTCTTATATTTACCCTTGGAAGtttaaattctaaattaaaattaattggaACTACGCCGTTTTGAAACTATGAGAAAATATGTTGTCATAATAATGGAGTTGGTTCTTGTAAAACTATCATTTGTACTATGTGTATTTACTTTTTAATATTTAGCatatcttatctttttttagagttttttttatgtttctatGCTTTAAGTAACAAAATTGCTTTTATACCACATATGTATTTATGAATTTTAGGATATATTAAGTGaatatattttctaattaaaaaaattctattaaTTTACTTctactctcttctttttttcatacgttttcttattttctttgaaaaattaaattgattTGAAAGAATAGCACAatcatataaatttaattagtatgtGTAAAGAGTTTATAAATGTTTAAGTGCCATGGGCTAAATTGCACTTTTGTTCGATCAATTCTTTTTATCAAGTATGTTTTACTGCATGCACTCTCATAAATAAGTTTAGTATGATTTCCCTAACAAACCAatcttaaggctgtgttcttccccccgttttcccaacccatctctttcgttttccgcgcgcacgtttttcaaactactaaacggtgtgatttatgcaaaaaatttctatatgaaagttgtttaaaaaaaccatattaatctatttttttaaaaaataattaatacttaattaatcatgcaataatacaAGCTTTGATTTGCGTGcccctcctcccgaacacagTCTTGGTATGAAGTTCCCATATACCATGCGTACTTAATAGAAAgcaaagagagagaaaacatGACTTGTACTTCGTCtattattttgttattatttaGAGGATTAATATAGTCTCTAAAACGTAGAACAATGGTAGTGGTAAATATGATTGATACATTAGGTTATCCCGGTATATATGGATCAATAGTATGGACCCCCTATATATAAGCATACTTATACGATGATATAATCTacatccattattttttttcatgatttgtcAAATCTCCAATGCCATGCAAAGTACCAAGATTTGTGAACTGATAACCGATATATAGTGATATAATTTATATTGtcatattttccataattttcATATCCATTTGCATTGGATTAcatgaaaagaataaaaatgCTATCTAAAATATAATTTCCCTTTACAAATTGAAATATAGTAAAtatacataataaattattaatttaatggtaaataatataattatgtaaaCTTTGTTTTAAAATGCGGTAAAGCTAATTGAGTTATGCTTGTTTGTAAAGTGATTTAAACAATTTGTTAAATCCGATAGATGTTTTGCGTTTTTTCAGACTTTCTAGGATTTtccctaatttattagagcaccaaGTGACGGCTTGAGAGTTcaaggaagtttaatagacttttattatataattgAGGCTCTTTGGATGGTACACAAAAGCAAAGTATAGGTCCGCATGTCTTTTTTCAAAATATACATGGtttttcattgttgttattTTGGCTATGCATATTTATAAAGTTCTATACTTCATAATCTACACGGTAAATTTTGTTTTGTATACTTTTATGAGTAATTGGATGGTGTAAAAAAGAGCAATAATCTAAGTTAACATGTTAGTCTTTTTCACAACATATGTGGGTCTTAAAATTGTTGGTTTAATTGCCAGGAATACAACTTTTGAATTAGCCTTTTTAATATAATAATCCAATGAGAGAGTTTGTCGGCCGAACTTAATCTTTTTATACACGCAACACGTACAtactaactactccctccgtttcaaaatatttgacaccgttaactttttagtacgtgtttgaccatttctcttattcaaaaaatttaagtaattatttattcttttcatatcatttgattcattattaaatatactttcatgtacatatatagttttacatatttcacaattttttttaataagacgaacggtcaaacatgtgctaaaaagtcaacggtgtcaaacattttaaaacggagggagtacgtatttACGTATTAGAGATCGGATGAGTGATTTGTCGGATTGATCAGGAGGAGTGATTAGCcggatgttattttttttctcaaaacttTTAGGATTGGAGGCTTTGTTTTTCTAACAAAAGATAGATTTTATGGTCTAAATAATATGTctaccaatttaagtgaaaattgatGGAGAAATACTTTTATTAATAAATGTAGTCTAAAATAATGGGcacataatataatataatgggTCTAAACTTTATTTTCAAGTATTATAGAgctaatttatctatatatgtttgtgaAGAGTTATATGCTGATATATAactattatttaaaatttattatcactgataataattattattgtgTCATATACATacatggaaaaagaaaaaaaaagaaggtcaAATACGTACGTACGTTCATACTGAACGGAAAGGAACAGTGAGATATGtaagggaggaggaggttggtggGTCATCTGTTTGTTTTAAgagatctaatctaacggtttataatattggacccaccgatttaagtgaaaatcgatggatagatgttttgtttttttctcagtttttctatgatttctctaatttattagagcgccaagtggcggtttgagagcgttttgaggaagtttaatggacttttagtatataataatagaagaTTTCCACTATGGTAGAATCAATTATCTATCTCTTTAATTCTATTACTAGTAATTGATATGatgtagtactagtatataaaTAGATACACTCGGTCAGATGAGAAAAGATGGAAAGTCCagaataattataaatataagaTGACATGCCATTTGGTATGGTCTTTAACATTGAACATATGGTcatcattttcttttagaaGGCATAGCCCGAAAATCATTTCGCCATTTCGAAGTtgcctttctctctttctttataaGCTATATAATCATTTCaccatttttaatatttacattattgtTAGTAAAATATGAAGTATGGTGATTGTTGATAGTAAACCTCTTCAAATGCACAAAGGATGGCGCATATCATGAATAATAATAGTGCTCTATCTCAATCTTGACATGGAATATTTTGGGAAATATATATTGGAAACTTCATATACAGTGCAAACCTCAAAATAACTACcgttagaagaaaaaaaaaagaggtctGAGATTGTCCATGTCACTATCTTTTATCCAACTGTTGTTTTAGGTTTACACTGCATATGGAagtttgcactatatatttcCCAGAATATTGTAACATGTGCTACCTTCCAGaatatttaattttaaccaaatttatagaaagtCAAAGCAACAtcttcaacacaaaacaaatttactatcaaaatatatttaaggcTAGATTTAATGAAGCTAATTTGGTATCGAagatgttgctaaaatttttaaaaaatagtcaaacttaaaaagtttgataagaaaaacaattaaaacgtcttataatataaaatggagggagaagTTATTTTCTATCGCATGCTACTCTGaaaatgcaaatatatatacatccaTCTTCTACAATATATCTTTATCCAGATATGCATTCATGAGTACTGGTATACAACATATGATGGTCAATTGGCATCTTTCCGGCCTCTTCTTAATATTAAAAGCATGTAGCTATTTCCTTTTGAAAACTTATCTTAGCAACTACCGATCTCTACCCTATAATGACAAGTCAACTAGGATAGACCTGACGTAAATATGGTCTATCTCTCTAAAACGCAGAAAGTTGGTCTTCTCAACCTCCATAGGAAGTACAAATGGTATATATGCATATCAAATCTTTATTTATCAATAAATATTTGCATTTAGACTATATTTGCATTTAGACtggtatatatacatatcaaaccacatatatatatatatatatatatatatatatatatatatatatatatatatatatatgtggtttttcttttcatttagACTCTATTTGCTTGATTGTTCATATCTACATGACAATAaatataaagataaagataaaaaacTATTTTCGTATTATCAATTGTAAAGTGCCCTTGTCATTATATAACCATCTCAAATGAGAAGGGAAAACCCAGCTGGCACACTCAATGCTCTTCACGGTATCAAAGGAAACAGCTGATCACAATATGCAAAATATGCAATGCTCCAGTGATACATATATGGCCACATTTGATAAATAAAGATTTGATATGTAGaaataatttcaaatattaatataattAATGCTAGTAAAACATATATTGCTAGATTAATTGTTAGACTGACACAAGCATGAATATGAGAAAAACACGTGGCGTCTTATATTTAATAACAACGAGCATCTGCAACCGTCCTCCTCTTATGACGTAAAAAGGTAACGTAAGGCAAAACCGTTTTGTTTTTCTCAACTCTAAAGATACATCTTATTAAATATGTGTTTTTACACAGTTTACAAAGTCTTTGGTAGTAACGTTTGCATGTCTTCAAGTTACGTACATATCTTATCACCTTAGCGATGTACTCGTCACGTTTGACCGACAACGCACCGTCGAACCGCCTACCAAGGTATAGAGAACCAACTAACATAAAAACTCTTATATATATCCAACCACTTATATATCCACCAGCACCCAAACGGTTCATAGAAAATAAGATGCTATACTAACAAGTATGCTTCTCCCTTtggttccaaaatataaatatttttagagtttaaatttgttttaaaatgcAGCCATTTCTTCACATACCCCTCATCTTAACCAATCGCAAGTATCTCTCATTTTATTCTTCACCTTCTTTATCTTTCGAACTAATCTCCTTGGAAGAAAAACATCTTCTGAACTAATCACAAATTTCCACCATACAATGCCGCTGTACTTCATTAAGCCTCGTGAAAACCTCTAAACATAATAACGAAGCAAAACCGTTAATTCTCCTTCACATCAAAGAAGCAAGATCGGGGAGGGGCCCGGTGAAGCAAcaagagggggaaaaaaacCCAATTATTAACCTTTTGCCCTTAACTGCATCTCCCGCCCGTGTTCCGGCGGAATTCCCCTGTCCCATCGCACTATCTACCTTCAATTTCTCTCGCGGCAAAGAAAAACAAACCGACCCGACCCGACGCCCCGGTCGCTCGCTCGCCCGCCGTGAAAAgtgcccttttttcctttcaagtttcaacgacacggatgaggccgccggatccgggagCGCGACGACCCACCCCGTCGTGTCATCGCCGCGCGCGCACCAGAGGACCAGACCGACCGGCGTCACAGGGgaaggcatgcatgcacacaGCACACTGGCTGGCATTGGCAATAATTCCAGCCTTTGTCTCGCGTCGGCACCACTACGCTACACACGCAATCTCACcagcgcccgcgcgcgcgcgcgagtaCGTGTTGtcgagacgagacgagagaaCCATGCTACTAAACCCCCTCCATTAATTCCACCGTGATTCCATCTCCtttgtcctcctcctcctccaccgcttcgtctctctctctctctcgctttccTCTCTTATAtatcgcctcctctcctcctcctcctctgcatcGCCATTGCTGCCTAGCTATTCTACTAGCTTTGTTTCTCTCTTGGCGACGAGGCTGTGGAGAAGGGGTAGAAGCAGTACGTCTTGGTGGTGGCAGCGTTTTGGGGGATGAGGGCGGGCGGGATGCTGTGCCGGTcgcaggcggcgacggcggtgtgcGTGCCGGGGGACGCGCGCTCCATGATCGTGTCGCGCCGCGCCGACCGCACCATCGCCGAGGACGCGCGCCTCGCGCACGACGTCAGGTACGCGCGCCTCGGCGCTGCTGcatccgccggcggcgcgcgggtcCCGTCGCGGCGGTTCGCGGCGCCGAGGCAGGcgcctactcctcctcctcctccgccgccgccgccgcagccgccgaagCAGCAccggcgccctcgccgcgggGCCGGCGTCGCGGTGACGCTCCCCATGGTGACCAAGAGCCCCAAGGAGACCCcggcgagggagatggccgcagccgccgccgccgccaagcgcgcgcccctcgccgccgcgtcgcccggcGACCAAGTCCTCCAGGTACGTCTACTCTGCTCGTTGCTCTCCTCTCTGTTCTGCACACAAAATTCTTACCACTTACTACCACTGATCTTACCACCATTTTGCACCTGCAATGAATCCTTGCAAGTACTAACTACGCTCAATTCACCTTTCCTccttttaaaaagaaaacaaccatTTGAAATTCTTATAGTACATCTTTTCAAGAGAATTTTGAGGTCTTTGACCATTAAAAATTTTAGGATTTGAAGAACGTTGAGCCGTAGTAACTCTAGGAAGTAATGATAATAACTCTCTGCTTGCCTCGTTTACGGTGAAGTGAAAACTGAAGGTGCCGCGAGCGTTACAGTAACACCATTTACGCCCAAATAAAGAAACAGAAAGGACTATGCCGCTGGGAGAACAGTGGAGCAGCGGCCACAAGGTgcgctcttcttcttctgcagaagcagcaggcagcagccaccaccaccaatacGCCCATGGCGCCAGTGCCTTCTGAAATCTGCAGAAGAGATAATGGAGACTTTGTGCCTCCTTTGCAGATTCAGACTAGCCACTGATGCATCGCcatctctctctgtttctctctactccattgttgctgttgctgttacGAGTTACGACTGTTAGTCTGTTACTGCCATTGCTTCTGTTCTCGTATTGAAAAAGAAGGATAAAAACcactgtgtaaaaaaaattatatatatatgcagggaTAGAATCACTGTGTAACTGTGTAAGTCAGAGTTTACTTGGAGTGAGATCGATGATGCTGTTTCTTTGGTTGCTCTCACAGCTACTCACTCACGCACTCTCACACTGTTCTTGCTGGGAATCTTCTTGATTTGATATTGGGCTTTGCTTGGCGGTTGACAGCGTGCATTATGTATGTATTTGCAGGTGGTGGTCATGAAGGTGGCTATTCACTGCCAGGGGTGTGCAGGGAAAGTGAGGAAGCATATCTCCAAGATGGAAGGTATGTTTTCATGCTTGTACTTCCACTACTAGTGCTGCTATTTACCAATCTACCAATCAGAGAAGAGGTTATCATTGCAATGTGAAATTTTTGTCACCATGCATATGTGTATTAGCTTCTTTTCTGTTTTGGTTTAGCCATGCTGTGTCTTCTTCCATTTTAAGTATGAAAAACACCATCAATTTATATTCAGATCCTTATCCATTTTCAACCTTGTATACCCTCTGCTTTTGGTCATAGTGCTAAGTCCTAGAATTGGAGTACATATTTTGAATTGTAGGGGAATCAGGGGATACTTGGCAATTAATACCACTGGAGTAGTTTAGTATTAAGTTGTTAAAAAGATGACATTGCTGGAATGTTTACTGGGTTTTTGTGCAAAATTCCTTGCTGATTAGTGATTACACATATACACCTTTAGACATGGTCTAGTCTACCCCATCAGTACTGCAGCTCTCACAGTATACTATGTCCTGGAGCTATGAAGATCACATGCATGTATAGTTCTCTTTGCTGTTGCATCTTCCTTAATTCCACTGGGCACACATGCCGTAGGACATATACTACTGATCATATATCCAACCATTGCATTAACTTCTTCTTAGTGACCATAACATCATTGGCTTAATTAGTACTCCTGTACCAGAATAAAAGTGGTCAACACAGTAGGTAGTACACATTATGCTAAACTCCCATGTCAACGCTGACAGTGATGGCTATAAGTTCAGAAAATAGAATTGTGCTGTTTAAAATAGCTAGAGAGATCAAGTGTAGGTCACTCAACTACTTCTACTAGTGGTAATACTACTGCCATTCTGGAAGTAGGGAAATTAAACcaactttttaaattaactACTTGTAGAGTCTGAACAGATCGATCACATGGATGTATGGTgcgtatatgtatgtatacagcTAGTCGTCTGAAGAACGAGTACTTGCATAAGAAAATGTTCAGTTAATTTAATTAAGCACCCTTGTAACATGCATTCATATATTGAGTTAACCAGAGCACAAGCTACACAATTATTAGATTGAATCTAGATATCTCTGATAGCTAAAAGTTTAGCACTGGTTGCATGTAgtgattctgaatttctgaaaaaGCTCTGACCAAGCACTTCGAACTGAACATCTATATCTTTCTATCAACTATCAAGCCATtggaaaatgttactatttctccggggcccacatgccagttTGTCACCCAGCCCCTTCTCTACCCCCCAGAATTAATTTTCACCCCCCCTCATCAATCACTACAGAATGTGGTGACGTACTTGCGTGCGTAGGAGGACTCACGTGCCTGTGCTGTACTTAccaagatagatagatagatagatagatatatatacgaGTAAAAAAATGTAGTAAAAATTATACTGCTCTGCAGTGCACACAGATGCaggacgtacgtacgtattgCATGTTACTGTGCTTTCTTCTGCAGAATGCATGCACTGCAGCATGTAGCTAGTGACTGTCAAAAACTGCATATACAGATTGCAGAGTGGCCGCATAGACATGAAACACTGAAACTAACCTGGAGTATAGGAGTAGTACGTAGTAGAGTAGAgcagtaacttttttttcttctctttcgtttggattttttttactctGTGGGTGAAGGAAGGAATGAATGTTTGTGTGTATAATGCAGGTGTGACGTCGTTCAGCATCGACCTGGAGAGCAAGAAGGTGACGGTGATGGGTCACGTGTCGCCGGCGGGCGTCCTCGAGAGCATCTCCAAGGTCAAGAAGGCCGAGCTCCTCTTCCTCTGATCATCATCgtcctctcgccgtcgccgtcgccggaagcCGGCGTCGCCATGGATGCTAGCTTCGCTGAGAAAGAAGTGTATGCGTTTCTGCATGCGAAAttcttctagctagctagtagctactgGGCACAGCAAGAAGAGAGAGGTTAAttagaggagagaaagagagagagagagagagagagaggcaggggTACATGCTGTGATAGATCGATGGGTGAAAGCTTAGAGAGAGGCAGGGGCAGAGGCAGGCATGCGTGGTGAACTGTGCGTTGCTGGTGTCTTGTGCTGTGTCGTGTactcgtgtgtgtgtgtgtccatGCATATGCTTTGCTTTACTCaatccttttctcttttcttttattttcttttaccttACATGCATGATGCTGTGGTCTCCTCTCTCacattccttctctctctctctctctctctctcgatcgatcgatcgatcagttgTCTGTTGGGTTGGACTTGGAGCTAGAGCTGATAGCATGCATGGTGGCATGGTGTGAGATATATTCCTCGCCGAGGTGTCGCCATGACCGAGCTCAGCTTGGCTGCTTCCGTTTGGCCCCGTTCCTTTTGACTGCATCTGTTTCTAGCTACACTCTAGCTATACACTCCTTGGGgccaagctagctagccacaGCCAGCTGCAGATTCTCGCCTCCCACTGAcagacaggtggggcccgcgtAACGTATTACTATTAGGCAGTGGTATTACACTATTACATATTATTATATGCACTTGCTTTGGTGCTCAGTGATCACCAAGAGACGCTTCTGAATTCTCTTCAGTTTTAATTTATTGCGATTGTAGTGAGATCGATGAACTGATCATATTTATGTCGGTATAGTTTTTGTAGCCATCTTGTGAGAGGCTGTGACCCTCGTGACAAGCATCATGTTTATATATCGATCTCGTATTCTCGTGCGTGTCATCGTGGACACGGGACAGCTCACTCATCGCAAGAGCGTACAAAATTAAAGCTTTGTGATTAGATCAAATATTGCAACCATATGCTACGCAACAAGATGAACGATTGATCGTAGTTTTGGGGTCATCTGGACCTTGTGCTAAT
The Oryza glaberrima chromosome 8, OglaRS2, whole genome shotgun sequence DNA segment above includes these coding regions:
- the LOC127781133 gene encoding uncharacterized protein LOC127781133, coding for MRAGGMLCRSQAATAVCVPGDARSMIVSRRADRTIAEDARLAHDVRYARLGAAASAGGARVPSRRFAAPRQAPTPPPPPPPPPQPPKQHRRPRRGAGVAVTLPMVTKSPKETPAREMAAAAAAAKRAPLAAASPGDQVLQVVVMKVAIHCQGCAGKVRKHISKMEGVTSFSIDLESKKVTVMGHVSPAGVLESISKVKKAELLFL